One part of the Microbacterium aurugineum genome encodes these proteins:
- a CDS encoding DEAD/DEAH box helicase — protein MLSPSFPQRAPWGTASKLRAWQQEALDQYFRDDQRDFLVAATPGAGKTTFALTLAVELMRTGEVNRIIVVAPTEHLKTQWADAASRVHIRLDPRFRNSDWAPARHYHGAVVTYAQVAAKSSVHRHLTEDAKTLVILDEVHHGGDALSWGDAIRDAYGPAKRRLLLSGTPFRSDTAPIPFVEYHPDESGARVSRTDYNYGYGRALADGVVRPVLFHMYAGKMRWRTTTGDELETHLGQDNTKDVTSQAWRTALDPEGDWMPAVLSAADRRLTEIRHHVPDAGGLVLATDQTVARAYAKILHSITRQQPTIVLSDDATASERIEKFSASTDRWMVAVRMVSEGVDVPRLAVGVYATSSSTPLFFAQAIGRFVRARRRGEAASVFLPQVPVLMGLANEMDKQRDHALDRQSKEEDGLDDSLLESANREEETSDALTQEFSYQALSSVAHFDRVVFEGQEFGQLAEPGTPEEEEFIGFPGLLEPEHVHELLMQRQSRQSRLREAREASAGPAETTTLPPPLHRTLKEQRQLLNSLVGLYARQKGEPHGAVHAELRRICGGPAVAQATVTQLQSRIEVLRKRVRS, from the coding sequence ATGCTCTCTCCGTCCTTTCCTCAGCGTGCCCCATGGGGAACCGCGAGCAAGCTGCGTGCCTGGCAGCAGGAAGCGCTGGACCAGTACTTCCGCGACGACCAACGGGACTTCCTCGTCGCGGCCACACCCGGTGCCGGCAAGACCACCTTCGCCTTGACTCTCGCGGTCGAGCTGATGCGCACGGGCGAGGTCAATCGGATCATCGTCGTCGCGCCGACGGAACACCTCAAGACGCAGTGGGCGGATGCCGCGTCGCGGGTGCACATCCGCCTCGATCCTCGGTTCCGCAACAGCGACTGGGCACCGGCGCGGCACTATCACGGTGCCGTCGTGACCTACGCGCAGGTCGCGGCGAAGTCCTCCGTGCATCGGCATCTGACGGAAGACGCGAAGACCCTCGTGATCCTCGACGAGGTGCATCACGGCGGGGATGCGTTGAGCTGGGGAGACGCCATCCGCGATGCGTACGGCCCCGCGAAGCGGCGTCTGCTGTTGTCGGGGACCCCGTTCCGAAGCGATACGGCACCGATCCCGTTCGTCGAGTACCACCCCGACGAGTCCGGTGCGCGCGTCTCACGCACCGACTACAACTACGGCTACGGGCGGGCGTTGGCGGACGGCGTCGTGCGGCCGGTGCTGTTCCACATGTATGCCGGAAAGATGCGCTGGCGCACGACCACGGGCGACGAGCTCGAGACGCATCTCGGTCAGGACAACACGAAGGACGTGACGTCGCAGGCCTGGCGCACGGCACTCGATCCCGAGGGCGACTGGATGCCCGCGGTGCTGTCCGCAGCGGACCGACGCCTCACCGAGATCCGCCACCACGTTCCCGATGCCGGCGGGCTCGTCCTCGCCACGGATCAGACGGTCGCGCGCGCCTACGCGAAGATCCTCCACAGCATCACACGTCAACAGCCGACGATCGTGCTCTCCGACGACGCCACGGCCTCCGAACGCATCGAGAAGTTCAGCGCGAGCACGGACCGGTGGATGGTCGCCGTGCGCATGGTCTCGGAAGGCGTCGATGTGCCGCGGCTCGCTGTCGGCGTGTACGCCACCTCCTCCTCGACGCCTCTGTTCTTCGCGCAGGCCATCGGTCGGTTCGTGCGAGCCCGCCGTCGCGGTGAGGCCGCCAGTGTGTTCCTGCCGCAGGTGCCTGTGCTCATGGGCCTGGCGAACGAGATGGACAAACAGCGCGATCACGCGCTCGACCGTCAGTCGAAAGAGGAAGACGGTCTCGATGATTCGTTGCTCGAGAGTGCGAACCGGGAAGAGGAGACGTCTGACGCGCTGACACAGGAGTTCAGCTATCAGGCGCTCTCCTCGGTCGCCCACTTCGATCGGGTCGTGTTCGAGGGCCAGGAGTTCGGTCAGCTGGCCGAGCCGGGTACGCCGGAGGAAGAGGAGTTCATCGGATTCCCCGGGCTCCTCGAACCCGAGCACGTGCATGAGCTGCTCATGCAGCGACAATCGCGGCAATCCCGGTTGCGGGAGGCTCGGGAGGCCTCCGCGGGCCCCGCCGAGACGACGACGCTGCCCCCGCCGCTTCACCGCACGCTGAAGGAGCAGCGACAGCTGTTGAACAGCCTCGTCGGCCTGTACGCCCGGCAGAAGGGCGAACCGCACGGCGCGGTCCATGCCGAACTTCGGCGGATCTGCGGCGGCCCCGCGGTCGCACAAGCCACGGTGACGCAACTGCAGTCGCGCATCGAGGTCCTGCGCAAGCGCGTGCGCTCCTGA
- a CDS encoding SGNH/GDSL hydrolase family protein, producing MTDQDSTRTPYVPNETAHPWRRFVALGDSFTEGIGDPDPAHPGSHRGWADRVAEVLAAQVDDFAYANLAVRGKLIAQIVADQVEPAVALRPDLVSICAGGNDVIRPGTDPDAIASQLDDAVARLASTGAAVLLFTGIDTGFTPVFRAFRGKVAIYNENVRAIAERHDCIVADQWALKVVQDMRFFDDDRLHYNALGHHEVARMVLRALNVPNDLESMQPEPFPLRTWREARSEDLGWAREHLVPWVLRRLRHQSSGDNIAAKRPEPSPVVLPERD from the coding sequence ATGACCGACCAGGATTCGACTCGGACCCCCTATGTACCCAACGAGACGGCGCATCCGTGGCGCCGGTTCGTGGCACTCGGCGACTCGTTCACCGAGGGGATCGGCGACCCCGATCCGGCACATCCGGGAAGCCACCGCGGCTGGGCTGACCGCGTCGCCGAAGTCCTCGCCGCGCAGGTGGACGACTTCGCCTATGCGAACCTCGCGGTGCGCGGCAAGCTGATCGCGCAGATCGTCGCCGACCAAGTCGAGCCCGCGGTGGCGCTGCGCCCGGACCTCGTGTCCATCTGCGCCGGCGGCAACGACGTGATCCGCCCGGGCACCGATCCGGATGCGATCGCCAGCCAACTCGACGACGCCGTCGCCCGCCTCGCTTCGACGGGGGCGGCAGTGCTGCTCTTCACCGGTATCGACACCGGCTTCACGCCGGTGTTCCGCGCCTTCCGAGGGAAGGTCGCGATCTACAACGAGAACGTCCGTGCGATCGCCGAGCGCCACGACTGCATCGTCGCCGACCAGTGGGCGCTCAAGGTCGTGCAGGACATGCGCTTCTTCGACGACGACCGCCTCCACTACAACGCACTCGGCCACCACGAAGTCGCCCGGATGGTGCTGCGCGCCCTCAACGTCCCGAACGATCTCGAGTCCATGCAGCCCGAGCCCTTCCCGCTGCGGACCTGGCGGGAGGCGCGGTCGGAAGACCTCGGCTGGGCACGGGAGCATCTGGTCCCGTGGGTGCTCCGTCGGCTGCGGCACCAGTCATCCGGCGACAACATCGCCGCCAAGCGGCCCGAGCCCTCGCCGGTCGTGCTGCCCGAAAGGGACTGA
- a CDS encoding TrmH family RNA methyltransferase, producing MQLFPVTDVHDPRLDDYRGLTDTALRALNEPAGGLYIAESTKVIARAIAAGHLPRSVLVQERRVEDIRAIVGAFDVPVYVVPDEVAEAVTGFAVHRGTIASMHRPELPSVRTVLEGATLVLILENIGDHTNVGAAFRAAAGLGADAVLVSPGGADPLYRRSVRVSMGTVFQVPWTRIVDWGSAVEDLHAAGFDIAALALRDDAVSLDAYAAARPERVALVMGSEGDGLSRTALDAADHIVTIPMSGGVDSLNVASAAAVALWAMQR from the coding sequence GTGCAACTGTTCCCGGTGACCGACGTCCACGATCCACGCCTCGACGACTACCGCGGGCTCACGGACACGGCTCTCAGAGCACTGAATGAACCGGCGGGCGGGCTGTACATCGCGGAATCGACGAAGGTCATCGCCCGGGCGATCGCCGCCGGACACCTTCCGCGCTCCGTCCTGGTGCAGGAGCGCCGGGTGGAGGACATCCGTGCGATCGTCGGTGCCTTCGACGTGCCGGTGTACGTCGTCCCCGACGAGGTCGCCGAGGCCGTCACCGGCTTCGCCGTGCATCGCGGGACGATCGCGTCGATGCACCGCCCGGAGCTGCCGTCCGTTCGCACGGTGCTGGAAGGGGCGACGCTCGTCCTCATCCTGGAGAACATCGGCGATCACACGAACGTGGGGGCGGCCTTCCGGGCGGCGGCCGGACTGGGCGCCGATGCCGTCCTGGTGTCGCCGGGTGGCGCGGATCCGCTGTACCGGCGGAGCGTCCGAGTCAGCATGGGAACGGTGTTCCAGGTGCCGTGGACACGCATCGTCGACTGGGGCTCCGCGGTCGAGGACCTCCACGCCGCCGGGTTCGACATCGCCGCGCTCGCCTTGCGCGATGATGCCGTGTCGCTCGATGCGTACGCAGCCGCACGGCCGGAGCGCGTCGCACTCGTGATGGGCTCCGAGGGGGACGGTCTCTCCCGGACGGCGCTCGACGCGGCCGATCACATCGTCACGATCCCGATGAGCGGGGGAGTGGACTCGCTGAACGTGGCATCGGCGGCCGCGGTCGCGCTCTGGGCGATGCAGCGCTGA
- a CDS encoding XRE family transcriptional regulator has translation MRDKYPGLFDLPGSSDGQGRFEPARLTQARVRQSLSKTELAAAVGVSAAAIGQYEAGVNSPRADVVERIATTLKVRPGFFTVGRPLARIDTVHAHFRSLRSARVSDRQRALSTATLVWELTFALERYVKLPEADLPKLLSGTSPGEAAASLRRHWGLPDGPVRHLVATAESRGIVVVVRPLGEVDAVDAFSSVILDRPIVVTTPRRSENVFRHRFSIAHEIGHLLLHAESGEQSTAIEREADEFAAAFLTPAASMDAALPQRLDLAALDRLGRTWGVSPHSLVRRMVERGRTTDSSARRAYQRLAKVDDPSADPTSAYPGEMPTLLRKAAEFAAEQGATVPALAEILRLAPAQVRDLLGEPDQRPVLRLVGDEG, from the coding sequence ATGCGTGACAAGTACCCTGGGCTGTTCGATCTCCCAGGCTCCTCGGATGGCCAGGGGAGGTTCGAGCCTGCGCGGCTGACGCAGGCTCGCGTGCGCCAGAGCCTGAGCAAGACGGAGCTCGCGGCAGCGGTCGGGGTCTCGGCTGCAGCGATCGGTCAGTACGAGGCGGGGGTGAACTCTCCTCGTGCCGATGTGGTCGAGCGGATCGCGACGACGTTGAAGGTGCGTCCCGGGTTCTTCACCGTGGGCAGGCCGCTCGCGCGCATCGACACCGTGCACGCGCATTTCCGGAGCCTGCGCTCGGCGCGGGTCAGCGACCGCCAGCGAGCGCTCTCGACCGCAACGCTGGTGTGGGAGTTGACTTTCGCGCTAGAGCGGTACGTCAAGCTCCCGGAGGCGGATCTTCCGAAGTTGCTGTCTGGGACGAGCCCGGGTGAAGCGGCTGCGTCGCTGCGTCGGCACTGGGGTCTGCCGGATGGGCCGGTGCGGCATTTGGTCGCCACCGCGGAGTCGCGGGGGATCGTCGTGGTCGTGCGCCCGCTGGGGGAGGTCGATGCGGTGGACGCGTTCTCGTCTGTGATCCTGGACCGACCGATCGTGGTCACGACGCCGCGCCGCAGCGAGAATGTTTTCCGGCACAGGTTCTCGATCGCCCACGAGATCGGCCACCTGCTGCTCCACGCCGAGTCGGGGGAGCAGAGCACCGCCATCGAGCGGGAGGCCGATGAGTTCGCGGCGGCGTTCCTCACACCGGCGGCATCGATGGACGCTGCCCTTCCGCAGCGTCTCGACCTCGCGGCCCTCGATCGACTCGGGCGGACCTGGGGGGTCTCGCCGCACTCGCTCGTTCGGCGGATGGTGGAGCGTGGCCGGACCACCGACTCCTCGGCACGACGCGCCTATCAGCGCCTCGCCAAGGTCGACGATCCGTCCGCGGACCCGACGAGCGCATACCCGGGGGAGATGCCGACACTGCTGCGCAAGGCGGCGGAGTTCGCCGCTGAGCAGGGGGCGACGGTGCCCGCGCTCGCTGAGATCTTGCGGCTGGCGCCTGCCCAGGTCCGTGACCTGCTCGGCGAGCCCGATCAGCGCCCAGTGCTGCGCCTCGTTGGCGATGAGGGCTGA
- a CDS encoding HNH endonuclease, whose amino-acid sequence MEAYDIYVDGEVWKLDSSFGDKPVADVLRSNYGVLRSGALKEIGAELLARSSLCCLCALRDSSELDHYLPQEDFPEFAALSLNLVPACSVCNNKKRRDFRNERGEQTFIHAYLDDLPDSLPFLRASLSDAPTVTPSFHVVQPAGMSASQFTVIAQQFELFELDAAYSGASVELLLERREALEEYFGDGGAADVMKYLDRDARSAARRVGVNHWRPTILAAAAASPDFCSGGFRYL is encoded by the coding sequence ATGGAGGCGTACGACATCTACGTCGACGGCGAGGTGTGGAAACTTGATTCGTCGTTCGGGGACAAGCCGGTCGCGGACGTGCTTCGGTCCAATTACGGGGTCCTGCGGTCTGGCGCGCTCAAGGAGATAGGGGCGGAACTCCTGGCGCGCAGCAGTCTTTGCTGTCTTTGCGCCCTACGGGATTCGAGTGAACTCGATCACTACTTGCCGCAGGAGGACTTCCCCGAGTTTGCGGCCCTCAGCTTGAACCTCGTCCCTGCCTGCTCAGTGTGCAACAACAAGAAACGACGGGACTTTCGCAACGAGAGGGGCGAGCAGACCTTCATTCATGCCTATCTCGATGACCTCCCGGACTCGCTTCCCTTCCTCCGAGCTTCACTCAGTGATGCGCCAACGGTGACCCCGTCGTTTCACGTGGTCCAACCCGCAGGAATGTCGGCATCGCAGTTCACCGTCATTGCGCAACAGTTCGAGCTGTTCGAACTGGACGCCGCCTACTCGGGGGCGTCGGTTGAGCTCCTTCTTGAGCGCCGCGAAGCTCTTGAAGAGTACTTCGGCGATGGTGGGGCGGCCGACGTGATGAAGTACTTGGACCGCGATGCAAGAAGCGCGGCGCGGCGTGTAGGCGTGAACCACTGGCGACCCACGATCCTCGCCGCGGCCGCAGCATCGCCCGACTTCTGCTCCGGCGGATTCAGATACCTCTAG
- a CDS encoding ATP-binding protein, whose product MKIRVVDRFASHKKSSEDLVVLRRDGWDDFGFKTLFHAEFTPARGETIDVGLVKILKAGQTGGRTQFDKPVFRSLDERYCSLGQDIEYYEKLAELPTKVRDAFLVAMRDAAVDSTIAREFEHEEGWTSSVTRFGQAEHTLAMASALFEPATNAGGIATLSHQSRELGLNLEFHFDDTRTLPGRCKVLIGYNGVGKTRLLAELARDVSRVGLAAADPKSGASRSFSSVVAVSYSAFDHFQLPPILNASEDDLKLEEASSTTRFGYTYCGLRQVQADPQTTRLKSIRELDDELVTAFATACARDSALLTQVMETIESDPSFGRSGISLATWVASAEIPAEYPSRLSSGQKIVMNILVQLAAHLRKRSLVLLDEPETHLHPPLLAALLRGVHHLLDAFDSFAVVATHSPWCFRRWLPRMCWWSSDSVISCEPRRPSSRRSQQAWANSRPKPSDWTTRSRATGVSFAT is encoded by the coding sequence GTGAAGATTCGAGTCGTCGACCGGTTTGCTTCGCACAAGAAGAGTAGCGAGGACCTGGTGGTGTTGCGTCGCGACGGGTGGGACGATTTCGGGTTCAAAACCCTCTTCCACGCCGAGTTCACTCCTGCGCGTGGAGAGACCATCGACGTCGGATTGGTGAAAATCCTGAAGGCTGGACAGACCGGAGGTCGAACTCAGTTCGACAAGCCTGTCTTCCGCTCGCTCGACGAGCGCTACTGCTCGCTAGGGCAGGACATCGAGTACTACGAGAAGCTGGCAGAGCTTCCGACAAAAGTCAGAGATGCCTTTCTCGTGGCCATGCGAGATGCTGCAGTAGACAGCACCATCGCCCGCGAGTTCGAGCACGAGGAGGGGTGGACGTCCTCAGTCACAAGGTTCGGACAGGCTGAGCACACGCTCGCCATGGCAAGCGCGCTCTTCGAGCCCGCGACAAACGCGGGTGGAATTGCGACGCTTTCCCACCAGAGCCGCGAGCTCGGGCTCAACCTTGAATTCCACTTCGACGACACCCGTACGCTTCCCGGGAGGTGCAAGGTCCTGATCGGCTACAACGGCGTCGGCAAGACTAGATTGCTCGCAGAGCTGGCGCGCGATGTCAGCCGGGTGGGACTGGCCGCTGCAGATCCGAAATCTGGAGCCAGCCGATCCTTCAGCTCCGTGGTGGCCGTCTCCTACAGTGCCTTCGACCACTTTCAACTGCCGCCGATCCTTAACGCGAGCGAGGATGACCTCAAGCTAGAGGAAGCTTCGTCAACGACTCGCTTCGGCTACACCTATTGCGGCCTTCGCCAGGTACAGGCGGATCCCCAAACCACGCGTCTCAAGTCGATTCGAGAGCTCGACGATGAGTTGGTCACCGCTTTCGCCACAGCATGCGCGAGAGATTCGGCACTGCTTACGCAGGTTATGGAGACGATCGAGTCCGATCCATCCTTTGGTCGATCTGGAATTAGCTTGGCGACGTGGGTGGCGTCCGCGGAGATCCCTGCCGAGTATCCTTCCCGCCTGAGTTCGGGTCAGAAAATTGTGATGAACATTCTCGTCCAACTCGCAGCGCACTTGCGGAAGCGTTCGCTCGTGCTGCTCGATGAACCCGAGACGCATCTTCACCCGCCACTGCTCGCGGCGCTTCTTCGCGGCGTCCATCACTTGCTCGATGCCTTCGATTCGTTCGCCGTTGTCGCCACCCACAGCCCGTGGTGCTTCAGGAGGTGGCTGCCAAGGATGTGTTGGTGGTCGAGCGATTCGGTGATATCGTGCGAGCCGCGCCGCCCAAGCTCGAGACGTTCGCAGCAGGCTTGGGCGAACTCACGACCGAAGCCTTCGGACTGGACAACTCGATCTCGGGCCACAGGGGTGTCATTCGCGACTTGA
- a CDS encoding TrmH family RNA methyltransferase translates to MTDHTSVGALFRSAAALGVDAVLVTPDCADPLYLRSVRVSMGAVFQMAWTRIPEWPSRIKDLKDAGYVVAGMTWGEGAVTLDELVAEDHERLALVFGSEGFGISAHTDALLDRRVTISMMSGVDSLNVAGASAVTFYATRRSPPS, encoded by the coding sequence GTGACCGACCATACGAGTGTCGGTGCACTGTTCAGGTCGGCCGCCGCGCTGGGCGTGGATGCCGTTCTGGTCACGCCCGACTGTGCCGACCCGCTCTATCTCCGCTCCGTCCGGGTGTCGATGGGCGCCGTCTTCCAGATGGCATGGACGCGCATCCCTGAATGGCCCTCACGCATTAAGGATCTCAAGGACGCCGGCTACGTGGTCGCCGGGATGACGTGGGGAGAGGGAGCGGTGACACTGGATGAGCTCGTTGCCGAGGACCACGAGAGGCTCGCTCTTGTTTTCGGTTCCGAGGGCTTCGGCATCTCGGCTCACACCGACGCGCTGCTCGATCGCCGTGTGACGATTTCGATGATGAGCGGCGTCGACTCGTTGAACGTCGCAGGAGCGTCCGCCGTCACGTTCTACGCAACGAGGCGATCCCCACCAAGTTGA
- a CDS encoding Sir2 family NAD-dependent protein deacetylase produces the protein MSVSNTAELSATVAYAAELLHGKRIALLTGAGISTDSGIPAYRGEGARTRSDPMTIQTYLGDEAARRRYWVGGHLGWRAFASAAPNPGHTALARLEAAGKVSGVITQNVDGLHLRAGSSHVIEVHGTMRRVLCLHCGQVFDRRDIAVQIEERNPRITVPENIALAPDGDVLPESTDGFIVPVCTVCDGMLKPDVVFFGEYVPQDRFRAAESLLRSSSALIVAGSSLVVNSGVRLVERARRRSIPLIIVNREPTRADTWADLTIAAGTSDVLPALQELLT, from the coding sequence GTGAGCGTGTCGAACACCGCCGAGCTGTCGGCCACCGTCGCCTACGCCGCAGAGCTGCTGCACGGCAAGCGCATCGCCCTCTTGACCGGAGCAGGCATCTCCACCGACTCGGGCATCCCCGCCTACCGCGGCGAGGGAGCCCGAACGCGTAGCGACCCGATGACGATCCAGACCTATCTCGGCGACGAAGCGGCGCGGCGACGCTACTGGGTGGGCGGGCATCTGGGCTGGCGTGCCTTCGCCAGTGCCGCCCCCAACCCCGGGCACACAGCTCTTGCTCGACTCGAAGCCGCCGGCAAAGTGTCCGGGGTCATCACCCAGAACGTCGACGGACTGCATCTGCGTGCCGGAAGCTCCCACGTGATCGAGGTGCACGGCACGATGCGCCGGGTGCTCTGCCTGCACTGCGGCCAGGTCTTCGATCGCCGCGACATCGCCGTGCAGATCGAGGAACGCAATCCCCGGATCACCGTCCCCGAGAACATCGCTCTCGCGCCCGACGGCGACGTCCTCCCCGAGAGCACGGACGGCTTCATCGTCCCGGTGTGCACGGTGTGCGACGGGATGCTGAAGCCGGATGTGGTCTTCTTCGGCGAGTACGTGCCGCAGGACCGCTTCCGCGCGGCCGAGTCGCTGCTCCGCTCCAGCTCCGCCCTGATCGTCGCCGGCTCGTCGCTCGTGGTCAACTCAGGGGTGCGCCTCGTCGAGCGCGCCCGCCGCCGCAGCATCCCCCTCATCATCGTCAACCGGGAGCCGACGCGTGCGGACACCTGGGCCGATCTCACCATCGCCGCAGGTACCAGCGACGTGCTCCCCGCACTCCAGGAGCTCCTCACGTGA
- a CDS encoding histidine phosphatase family protein — protein MTYLTLVRHGQTDWNLARRIQGSTDIPLNETGREDARWAAEKLAGTTHHAVYSSPLLRARETAEIIADRLGLELAAVVPDIREREFGDGEGLLVEDYIRTYGDWHAEVPGAETLHEVGVRAIAALHAIDREARRRSAPQAESVLVVAHGGVIRAVIDHVSGGTLPREGDVLRNGSVHRFVAAPGYLRLLEESPVL, from the coding sequence GTGACCTACCTCACGCTCGTCCGCCATGGCCAGACCGACTGGAACCTCGCACGGCGCATCCAGGGATCGACCGACATCCCGCTGAACGAGACCGGTCGGGAAGACGCACGTTGGGCCGCGGAGAAGCTCGCGGGGACGACCCATCACGCCGTGTACTCGAGTCCGCTGCTTCGGGCCAGGGAGACGGCGGAGATCATCGCGGACAGGCTCGGACTGGAGCTCGCCGCCGTCGTCCCGGACATCCGTGAGCGTGAATTCGGCGACGGCGAAGGGCTGCTCGTCGAGGACTACATCCGCACCTACGGAGACTGGCACGCCGAGGTGCCGGGTGCGGAGACGCTGCACGAGGTGGGTGTGCGCGCCATCGCCGCGCTCCACGCGATCGACCGCGAAGCGCGGCGCCGTTCAGCTCCGCAGGCGGAGTCCGTTCTGGTCGTCGCGCACGGCGGCGTGATCCGCGCGGTGATCGACCACGTCTCCGGTGGCACGCTCCCCCGTGAGGGCGATGTCCTGCGCAACGGCTCCGTACACCGCTTCGTCGCGGCCCCCGGGTACCTGCGCCTGCTGGAGGAGTCACCGGTCCTCTGA
- a CDS encoding HpcH/HpaI aldolase/citrate lyase family protein, with translation MNFDLGPALLFCPADRPERFQKASERADAVILDLEDAVLPDAKDAARRNVIAADIDPHRVIVRVNAPDTDAFMADLSALAQTDFRTVMVAKTESAESLAAFDERYSLIALCETARGVHAADRIAAHPTVSAMMWGAEDLVASLGGTSSRNADGGYRDIARYARARVLLEAGAHGKAAIDAVHIDLDDSDGLQREARDAAASGFRATACIHPSQVELIRAAYRPDDTSIDWARAVLAAAESERGVFRFEGRMIDEPVLRHARSVVYRAR, from the coding sequence GTGAATTTCGACCTCGGGCCCGCTTTGCTGTTCTGCCCCGCCGATCGCCCTGAGCGCTTCCAGAAGGCCTCTGAGCGAGCCGATGCCGTCATCCTCGACCTCGAGGATGCCGTGCTCCCGGATGCGAAGGATGCCGCGCGCCGGAACGTGATCGCCGCCGACATCGATCCTCACCGCGTGATCGTGCGGGTCAACGCCCCGGACACTGATGCCTTCATGGCCGACCTCTCGGCGCTGGCGCAGACCGACTTCCGCACCGTGATGGTCGCGAAGACGGAGAGCGCGGAGAGCCTGGCGGCATTCGATGAGCGCTACTCGCTGATCGCCCTCTGCGAGACCGCCCGTGGCGTCCACGCGGCGGACCGCATCGCCGCGCACCCGACGGTGTCCGCGATGATGTGGGGCGCCGAGGACCTCGTCGCCTCGCTCGGAGGGACCTCGTCACGGAACGCCGACGGAGGCTATCGCGACATCGCCCGGTACGCTCGCGCGCGTGTTCTCCTCGAGGCGGGCGCACACGGCAAGGCGGCCATCGACGCCGTGCACATCGATCTCGACGATTCGGACGGCCTTCAGCGGGAGGCGCGGGATGCCGCCGCCTCCGGTTTCCGCGCGACCGCCTGCATCCACCCGAGTCAGGTCGAGCTCATCCGTGCCGCCTACCGGCCCGATGACACGAGCATCGACTGGGCGCGTGCGGTGCTCGCAGCCGCCGAGAGCGAACGCGGTGTGTTCCGATTCGAAGGACGCATGATCGACGAACCCGTGCTTCGCCACGCGCGCTCCGTCGTCTACCGCGCACGCTGA
- a CDS encoding MaoC family dehydratase — translation MTTHDILQRGLYYEEFEIDARYLHRPGRTATEVDNVLFTTLTMNTQALHLDAAFADAQDPFHARLMNSMWTLSTMVGSSVAQLTQGTLVAQLGFGDVAFPHPLFAGDTLYTESVIVEKRLSSSRLGQGIVKIAHTGRNQDGTVVATAVRSVLVHCLPEGATA, via the coding sequence ATGACCACGCACGACATCCTCCAGCGGGGGCTGTACTACGAGGAGTTCGAGATCGACGCCCGTTACCTGCACCGTCCGGGGCGCACGGCGACCGAGGTCGACAACGTTCTCTTCACGACACTGACCATGAACACGCAGGCGCTCCATCTCGACGCGGCGTTCGCCGATGCGCAGGATCCGTTCCACGCGCGGCTGATGAACTCGATGTGGACCCTGTCGACGATGGTGGGCTCGTCGGTCGCCCAGTTGACGCAGGGGACCCTCGTGGCACAACTCGGCTTCGGTGACGTGGCATTCCCGCATCCGCTGTTCGCCGGCGACACGCTCTATACCGAGAGCGTCATCGTGGAGAAGCGGCTGTCCTCATCGCGACTGGGGCAGGGCATCGTGAAGATCGCGCACACCGGACGCAACCAGGATGGGACGGTCGTCGCCACCGCCGTGCGCTCTGTGCTCGTGCACTGCCTTCCGGAAGGAGCCACGGCGTGA